The genome window TGGAAAAGGGCTTGGGGAATGCCGTTTTACGTAAGGTTTCGGGCCGATTGCCGGAACTTTTGGAGTCGAATCTGGCCGACGCGAAGGACTTGGCCTGGCGTTACAGCCACCCGAAGTGGTTGGTGAAGCGCTGGCTCGAACAATTTGGCTGGGAGGAGACGCTCGCTTTTCTCGAGTGGAACCAATCGGAGGCTGGCGTATTCGCTCGTTGGCAGGGTGAGCCGGAGGACTTGGCGGTCTTGGAACCTTGGCGGGAGGGGACTCCTTTCTTTAAGCTTCAGTCGGGCAGCTGGCAAAAGATCGCCTCCTATATAGAGAAGGGCCGTCTTTACGTGCAGAACCCGGCTGCCGGACTCGCTCCTCAGCTTTTGCTGGATTCGCTGAGCGGCGGACGGGTACTGGACCTCTGCGCGGCGCCCGGCGGCAAGGGCTTGTACATGGAATCGGTTGCGGGCGAAGGGATCCGGGAGATCGTTTCGGTGGACTTGGAAGGGCCACGCTTCGAACGGATGCGGGGGAACTTCGAGCGCTATGGGGCGAAGCGCTTGCGAGCTTTGGCGGCAGACGTTCTGAGCTTAAGCCCTGAGTCGTTGGGGAGTTTCGAGGGCGTGCTCTTGGATGCTCCTTGCAGCAATTCTGGGGTTTTGCAGCACAAGGTTGACGCGCGGTGGAGACAGTCTCCGGAAGGCTTGCGGGAGCTGTTGGATCTGCAGGCCCGCTTGTTGGAGGCGGCTTCTCGTTTCGTGAAGGAGGGAGGAACCTTGGTTTACAGTACGTGCAGCGTAGACAGGGAGGAAAACGAGGGGATCGTGTCTGGCTTTTTGGATACGGAAAAAGGCAAGCCTTTCGCTCTTGTTGAGTCGAAGCTGAGCTTGCCTTGGCGGGATGGACGCGACGGAGCAGGAGTGTTCCTGCTCAGGCGAGTGGGCTAGGTATTACGGCTGAGCGCGGTCGACCGCTCGATAAATCGAAGGGGGTGGGGGAATGGACGCTCGCGGAGCGACCGTCCCACCTGCTGGGATTAAGTCCTTAGTTCCAGAGGTCGTCGAAGGGGGCGTTCCCTTTGCCGCTGGCCACGGGGGTCTGGGTTCGTTTAACGGAAAAGGAGTCGGGGCTTGTCTGGCTTTTGGAAGCTTTCGCGACCGTGTTCGCTTGTGGCGCGGCACTTGAACCTTGGGTGTCGCCGGACAAGTGCAGCAGTTCGTTGACGACTGTATCCAAGTTTCCTGACTGTTCTTGGAGGTGGCGGCAGGAGGATACGGTTTCGGTGGCGAAACGCTTATTCTCCTCGGTGCTGCTGGAGAGTTCGCTTATCGATGCGGTCATCTCCTGGATGGAGGCCGCTTGCTTGTCGGTTTCGTCTGCGATTTCGCGAATATGGGTGCTGACGGTTTTCATCATTCCGGAGACTTCGTCGAAGGACTCGCAGGTTTCTTTCACGATTTGGCTGCCGGCCTTTATGTTTTGGGCGGACTTCTCGATGAGCATGGAGCTGTTGTTGGCGGCGTCTGCGGAACGGATGGCGAGGTTGCGGACTTCGTCAGCCACGATGGCGAAGCCTGCTCCGGCCTCTCCAGCTCGAGCGGCTTCGACGGCGGCGTTGAGGGCGAGAAGGTTGGTTTGGAAGGCGATCTCGTTGATGGTCTGGATGATCTTCTGGGTTTCCGAACCGGATTCGGAGATTTGCTGCATGGACTTGTCGAGTTCGAGAATCGTGTCGCGTGTCCGCTCGAAGCGCCGGAAGCAATCGGTCGTAATCTCGTCGGCGGCGCGGGAGTTGACGGCGGTGGTCTGCGTCATGTTCGCTTGGTTCATCATCGCCTCGGTGGTGGTGGAGAGCAGCATGGCTCCGTTCTCGCTGGATTGAGAGGACCTCTCGGCGGCGCCGACCAGTTCGTCGGCGGTGCTGGAGACGCGGTCCGCGCTGCCGGTCAGGGATTGCAGCAGGCGGGCGAGAATGCTTTTCGTCTTGAGCGACGCGAAGCCGGAGAAGACGGCGATCACCAAGGCGAGGGCGACGTTGACGATACTGAAGAGGGAGATGTTGGAGGAGAGTTGCTCGAAGCTGTCTGTCGTGGTCTGTACCGAGTTGCGGTAGATCGCGGTGACGGCGGTTTCACCCCGCTTCACGGAAGCTCGCAGGTTTTCGTTGAGCTTGGGGATGTCCTTGTCCCAAAGTTCGACGGCCTCGAAGAACATGTCGTTCTTCAGCAGCTTGCGAATCTCTTGAGTCTTGTCCGCGTAGGCCTTGAAGGCGTTGCGGATTTCGTTGATGTGGGCGGCTACCGCAGGCGTGGAGGTTATCTTTTCCAGTTCGTTGATGGAGGCTTGGGCGTCCTTGGCGAGTTGGATGGCTTCGCTCTCCTTGGCCTTCTTTATCTCTTCGCTTTGCCCGAAAATGTAGCCGAGGTTGGCTATCTCGAACTTGAGGGAGGTCTGCTGGAGGTCGTTGAGCAGGTTTTGGCTGGGCACGCTCTCTCTTTGGAAGTCGTTGACGATTTCGCTGCCGGATCGCGTCGAGCGGAACATGTAGATCCCTTCGACGACGATTAGGGCTGCGAGAATTGCGAGGGCTCCGTTTATGAAGCGAAAGCAGTTCTTCAGGTTTAGGTTTTTCAGCGAAGTCATCTGACAGCTATGGGATTGAGCGTGGGAGGTTGGGAAGGTCCGTTAGTTTACCTTTTTGACTCCGGACAAGTCGGCGGAGTCGCTTACGAGTCCGATTGCTCCCTTGTTGACCTTGACGAAGGCGACGAGGGCTGCGGGATCGGAAAATTGCTTCGGCATAGTGCCGCGACCGCTGAAGGCGAGCCGCTGCCAATGGCTCTTGAAGCGCGAGTCGTTCATCTTGGTGAATTGTTCGAGGGCCCCGTTCGCGTCGGCGTCGTCCTTGAGCACGGCGATCACGACTTCGCTGCCGCCTTCCCAGAACTTTCGTTTACCGATCAGATAGGCTGTGAGGGTTTCGCTGTCTACCGCGTCCGTATTGTCTGGGTTTACGACTACGGCGGGAGCTGCCTGTAGCGCGCTGAAGGATACGGATGCGATGCAGGCCAGTACGAAGCTTTTGATGAGCGCTTTCATTGTGTGTTTCGGTTTAAGTTTCGTACTGCTTCCTAGAAGGTGAAGGTGCTCTTTGTGGCGATAAGGTTCCACTTGCTGTCGAGCGGACCGGGGTTTTGTCCCAGCTGGTTGAAGAGGCGGTTGGTCCCGTCCATCATGTGGAATTCCGCTTTGAGGGTCCAAAAATCGGTTGCGTTGTAGCGAAGGGAAAATTGGGTGTCCTTCTGATAGTCTACGGGATTAGAGGTGCGTTTCTCGTTGTTTACGAATTTGGCGTAAGTTAGACCTGCCTCGAACTTGTCGAGGAAGCGGCGTGAGGCGCTGAGGTACCAGGAGTAGCCCTTGCTTTGGCTTTGCCTCCATTCTTCCGGTACTCCGGCGACCGTATTGCGGTCGGTGCTCTTGATCTTGATGGTGTTGTATTCGGAAACGAAGGTCCAATCGCCCAGAAAGTACTCGGCGGAGAAGCGTGATTGATTAGCGTTGGCGATGGTTTCGATGCGTAGAGGCAAGGGACCGAATTGCGGGTGCGGAATGGTTCCGCTCACGTCAAAGGTGAACTCGTCGTAGTAGGTGTAGGAACTCCCTAAGCGAAGGCCGGAGAGGGGAGTGTACCACCAGAGCTGCACGCCGGAGTTTGTGTTGGCGGAGATGTCGTCAAGGTTGGCTCCTTGGATGCCGCCGCGAGCGATCTCGCCCAAGGCATAGGCTGCGACGCCGCTCTCCTTGGCTAGGTCGATTTCGCCGTGGTAGGCAGTGTATTCGAAGGAATGGTTGCCCGCTTGGAAGTTTCCGTAGATGGATGCTCCGTCCACGGAGGCGCTGAAATCGCGATAGCGCGCGTCGTACATGCCAGCCGGGAGCAGAATGGTCGTGCGGGCGACGTCGATGTCTTGGATGTCGGTGTATATGCCCTCAGATCGCTTGACCCGCCCTACTCGCAAACCAAAGGCTGGGTTCACGTTGTAGTCCACGAAAAGGTAGTCGACGAGGGGATCGAAGTTGCCGTAGGGACCGACTTCGAAAGCGAAAACTTGTCCGCGAACGATAGTGCGGTCAACTGGCGACCAAGTCGCGTTCAGGCCGATTTCGGCAAAGTCCCAGGTACCCTTATCCGTGTCGGCGAGGTAGTTGTTGGCTGAGGTTTCCATGTAGCCGTTGCTGAGGAAACCGCCGAAAGTGACTTCGTTGGCGAAGGAAGCATGAGTCGCCGCGAGCAGGCCCGTGGCTAATGTGATAATCTGATTTTTGGTCATGTCTGGTCCGAGTTTTTGCTTCGAGGATGCGCCCTGCAGTGGACTTGGTTTACCAAGTTGCGGTAGAGTCGCACATCAGCGCTGCTTATCGGACCGTTTGCGTAGGAGTGAGCGCATTTATTCATCCGCTCGTGGAGAAATCACTCCTTTGAAACGTTTTTAATGAGGGCTGAGGAGAGCTCCTATCGAAGAAATTGGGGAGTTCTCCTCAGTGAACTACTTAGGCTTGTTTACGCTCGCAACAACCGCTTGGGCTGCGGGCTGGCAATCGCTTGCTGGAGCTTCCTGTGCCCTTGAGGGACGTGGAATTACGCTTCCGTTTTGACCGGCTGGGGCAAGCGTAGGCAAAGCGCGACGGCTAGGGCTACGATGCCGGCTCCGATCAGGTAGACCACGTCCGATCCGTACCACCAGAAGACCAGGCTCGCGGAAATAGGGCCGACGGCTCGTCCGAGGGAGCCGATGGAGCGAAAGACGCCAAGGGCGGCTCCTTGCTCTTCGGGCTTGGCGTAAAGCGATACGAGGGAAGTGAGGGTGGGGATGCTCAGGCCGGATCCGATTGCCATGAAGGTGAGGCCGAGATAGAGGGAGCCCTGCGTCTCTGCTTGGGAAAGGAGGGCTAGGCCGATGGCGACTAGGCTCAATCCGCCGAGGGCGGTTGGCTTTTCGCCGATTTTGGGGGCGAGGCGGCGTACGATGCCGCCTTGGACCACGATGAGGATGAAGCCGATGAAGACCATCATGAGGGTGATGTCGACCGGCGTGTAGCCGAAGCGTTGCACTCCTAGGAAGGAGAGAGTGAACTCCATGCCGCTGAAGGCGAATATGTATACCAGGTAAGCGATGTTGGTACGGAGAACCGCTTGCGACTGCGGCTGGAAAACGCGCTTGAGCGGGTTACGTGACAGCTTGCTTTGGCCTCGCTTTTCGGGAGGGAGCGATTCGGCGAAGCGAGCTCGTATCCAAAGAATGTTTACAAGCGAGAGGCCGCAGGCGACCAAGGCAACGGTTGAGAAGGGATTGATGCCGACCGCGCCGAGGTCCGGATTCCAATCCAGTGGATTGAGCATGGCGCAGGTGCCGCCGATGGCGGGACCGACCACGAAGCCGAGACCGAAGGCGGCGCCCACCATGCCCATGCCTTTGGAGCGGTTTTCCTTGGTGGTGACGTCGGCCACCGCTGCGGTGGCGACAGATAGATTGCCTGCCATGGCTCCTCCGATTAGGCGAGCGACGATGAGCAGGGCGAAGTTGCCCGCGAAGAGCCACACGAAGTAACTGAGGAAGGTTCCGGTGGTGGTGATGAGCAGGACCTTGCGGCGCCCTACGCGGTCGGAGAAGGCTCCCCAGATGGGAGCGAAGACGAATTGCAGAGCGGCGTAGAGGGAACCGAGCACGCCTCCGAAGAGGACTGGCGTGAAGCGTTCGGAACCGTCGGTTACGTGAGCGAGTTGCTCGAGAATCCAGGCAAGCAGTCCGTGTTGGCCGTCGAGCTCGAGATAGTAGTCGAGCATCGACGGGAAAAGGGGGAAGATCACGCTGAAGCCGACCAAATCGATGAAAATCGTCAGGAAAATGACTCCGAGCGAGAGGCTCTTGGCTGAAGGCTGTGGATTGGATGGGCTCAAGGGCGACGTTTATTAGGGGGTGAGATTGGGCAGGCAAGCGCAAAGGCGGGGCGCTCCTCGGTGGCTTTTTCGACGGAAAGGTCGAATTGCCCTCGCGGCAAAAAAGCTGCAGCCAAAGCGAGGCCTACAGAGTATATCTTGCGGGGCTTGGACTATTCCGGCCAGCCGCCCTGTTCGTCTTGCTATTCAAAAACACTGCTACTCTATGAACCCTATCAGCTGCCTACTGAAACGCGCCGTTCTCCTCGGCGCCTCGATCGCTCTCGCCGCCAATGTCTCGGCGCAATTGAAAACGCCAGCTGCCAGCCCGCATGCGGTGCTGGAGCAAACGGTCGGCCTGACCGAAGTCGCGGTCGACTACTCCCGACCCAGCGTGAAAGGACGGGAGATCTTCGGAGGCCTCGTACCCTACGGTAAGGTTTGGAGGACCGGAGCCAACCAACCGAGCAAGATCAGCTTCAGCGACGACGTGGTTTTGGGCGGGGAAAAGGTTCCAGCCGGACAATATGCCTTCTACACCATTCCCGGAAAGACGGAGTGGACCGTTATCATTTACAAGAGCACCGATCTTTGGGGCTCCATGGGTTACGATCCGAAGAACGATTTGGTTCGCTTCACGGTCAAGCCCACCAAGTTGGCCCAGCCGGTGGAGTCCATGACGTTCTCGATCGATGGACTGCGCAACGACGGCGCCTTGCTGCAGCTCGATTGGGATCGCACGCGTATCGCTATCCCCATGGAAGTTCCGACCGCTGAAAAAGTGATGGCCCAGATCGAGGAGCTCCGCGGTACGCCTGCCTTCGAAAAGCCAAACGTGCTCTTCAGCGCCGGAACCTATTATCACGAGTCTGGCAAGGATCTTGAAACCGCACTCGAGTGGGTAAGCAAAGCCTGCGAGTTGAGCGATCGTCCCGCATACTGGATGTTCGCTCGCAAGGCCCGCATCGAAGTGGAGCTTGGCAAGACCGCTGCAGCGAAGGTTTCCGCTGAGAAAACGCTCGAGTTGGCGACCGCCGGCGGAAACGCGGACTACCAGAAAATCGCCAGAGACATTCTCGCCAAGCTCTAGGCCCAACGTTTCTAATCCGCCGCGCTCCTTGCGGCGGATTTCTCCTTTCGCGTATCCCGATCCGCCAACGTCACTCTTATGTCTCTTGAACTTTTTCGAAACGTGAGCTGCTGCCTGCTCTCGATCGCTTCGTCGGCCAGCTTGTTGCAAGCTCAAGCGATCGATGCTCCAGAACCACAGACGGGATCCGAGATCCTTTGGTCGCTCCAAAAGTTGGATACGCTCGGAAGGGCGCTTTACGTTGCCGCCCATCCGGACGACGAGAATACCAGCTTGATCTCCTACCTGTCGTTGGGGCGAAAGTACGATACGGCTTACCTCTCCCTCACGCGTGGCGACGGTGGACAAAACTTGATCGGCCCCGAGTTGCGTGACCAGTTGGGAGTGATCCGCACTCAGGAGTTGCTGGAAGCCCGCAAGGTCGATGGCGGTCAGCAGTTTTTTAGTCGAGCGAGGGATTTCGGCTTTTCCAAGCATCCGGATGAAACCTTCCGCATCTGGGATCGAGAAGGCGTCTTGGCGGATACAGTATGGGTGATTCGAAACTTTCAACCGGATGTCCTCATCACGCGCTTCAGTCCGGTTCCCGGCACCACGCATGGGCACCACACCGCATCGACTATTCTGGCCCTGGAAGCTTTTGAAGCGGCCGCGGACCCAGAGAGGTTCCCCGAGCAGCTAGACTTTGTGAATACATGGCAGGCGAAGCGAGTCGTTTGGAACACCAGCAGCTGGTTCTTCCGCAATAACAACGTAACCTTCGACGAGGAAAAGTACTCGCGCCTCGACGTGGGGGGATTCGAACCCTTGCTGGGGCGGTCCTACAACGAGATCGCTTCCGTGAGCCGCAGCATGCACCTGAGCCAAGGCTTTGGAACCAGTATCGATCGGGGATCGCGTATCGAGTACTTCGAGCACTTAGCGGGAGCCCCCGTGGAGGGGGATATATTCAGTGGCGTCGACACCACTTGGGATCGTGTTGAAGGTTCGGATACGGTACAACTGAAAGTCAAAGAGGTGATCGCCAGTTTCGACGTCACCAATCCTGCGAAGTCGGTACCCGCTCTATTGGAACTGCGAGACGCGATCGGCTCGCTTCCGGAAACGAATTGGGCGTTGCGTAAGCGAGCGGAGTTGGATCGCATTGTTTTGTCTTGCATGGGGCTCGATTTGAGAGCCTTGAGCTCTGACCACTACGTTCAAAACGGGGATGTCATGCGCATCTCCATTGAACTCATCAATCGTTCGCAAGTGGCCGCGCGACTAGCGGGAGTGGCGGTTCCTTTTGTCGATTTGGTCGAGCAGCCGAATCTGGAACTCCGCTTCAACGAGCGTATCAACCACAACCTTACGGCTTCGATTTCCGAAGATACTCCGCTTCCGCAACCTTACTGGCTGGAAAAGGAAGGGAGCTTGGGGATGTTTGACGTGGAAGATCAGCTTCTGATTGGGAAAGCTGAAAACGATCCGGCGTTTTACGCAGAAGTGGCGATCGAAGTGATGGGGCGATCGATCCTAGTGGGGCTACCTATCGAGTACCGTGATGTGGATCCAGCCAAGGGGGAAACGATTCGCCCCGTGCGGAACCTGCCAGCTGCAGCGGTGGAGTTCGCGAATCCTGTCAGTCTCTTTCCGAACTATATCAGTCGCCAGGTTGACGTTTCCGTATCGGCCTTGTTGGACGACGTTTCAGGGCAGCTCTCCCTCGAGCTTCCGCGAGGTTGGAAGGTTGAGCCCGAGTACTACGAGGTTGAAACGATCCGCAGCGGCGGTTCGCGGAACTACTCTTTTACTGTGACCCCTCGTCCGGCGGCTGAGCAGGTGAGCATTGCTGCCCGCTTGTCGACGATGTCAGGCGAGTTCAAGCAGTCGGTCGCCCAGATCGAATACGAGCACATTCGAGAGCAAACCGTATTTGCCCGTGCGGAAACGCGGGCGGTAAGCTTGGAGGTTGCCCGATTGGGACAACGGGTCGGATACCTTCCCGGAGCAGGGGATGTGGTCCCTGCTAGCATCCGGGAAATTGGCTACGAGGTGGTCGAGCTTTCCGCTGAGAGCTTCGACCCGAACGTTCTGGCTTCGCTTGATACGGTGGTCGTTGGTATCCGAGCTTACAATACGATCGATAACATCGAAGCGATCATGGAAGATCTGTTTCGCTTCACCGAAAAGGGCGGTACTGTCGTGGTGCAATACAATACCAACCGCGCTCTGAAGACTCACAAGTTCGCTCCCTATTCATTAAACATCTCGCGGGATCGCGTCACCGACGAGACTGCTGACGTGCGCGTGATCGCTCCCGAGCACCCGGTCATGAACGTGCCGAACCAGATTTCGGCGGAAGACTTCGAACATTGGACCCAGGAAAGAGGGCTTTATTTTCCGAACTCTTGGGACAGGGCCTTTCAGCCTATCTTTTCGATCAATGATCCCGGAGAAACCCCCAGCGAAGGAAGCTTGCTTGTCGCCCCGTATGGCGAAGGGTATTTCGTTTACACGGGCATCTCTTGGTTTCGTCAATTGCCAGCTGGCGTTCCGGGCGCCTATCGAATTTTCGCGAACATACTATCCCTTGGACATGATCCAGAGAGCTGAGGCCGAAAGTTAAGTCATCGTAATGGATACCAACAAAGAAGATCAGGGCGCTGAGAAAGTGCCCGTATTCGGTAGCTGGAGACGAACCTACTGGTTCGTAGCTCTCTTTTTCGTAGTGGAAGTGGTCGCTTTCTACGTGTTTACCCAGCATTACTCGTGAGCGCTTTAGATTATATTGTACTGCTGAGTACGCTTTTGGGAATAGCCGCCTACGGCATGTGGCGCACGCGCACGAGTGGAGGCTTGCAAGGCTACCTCAAAGGGGACGACTCCATACGCTGGGGCACGATTGGGCTCTCTGTGATGGCGACGCAGGCCAGCGCCATTACTTTCCTCTCTACGCCTGGTAAGGCTTATGACGACGGCATGGGATTCGTGCAGAACTATTTTGGCATGCCATTCGCCATCATATTTATCTGTGTGTTTTTCATCCCGATCTACCGTAAACTCAACGTGTATACGTCCTATGAATACCTAGGACAACGCTTTGATTCCAAAACGCGATACTTGGGAGCTTTCTTGTTTTTGATTCAGAGAGGCTTGGCTGCGGGGATAACGATATACGCTCCGGCGATTGTCATCTCGTCCCTGCTTGGCTGGAACCTCGACCTTACCATCGTGTTGGTGGGCGCCTTGGTAGTGGTCTACACGGTTTCGGGTGGCACCAAAGCGGTCAGCATTACGCAGCGCTACCAGATGGGGATCATCTTGGTGGGCATGTTTGTCGCCTTCGCCATGATCATCGGGAACTTGCCGGACGACGTGTCCTTTAGCTCGGCGCTGTCGGTTGCGGGGGCAATGGACAAGCTGGAGGTGGTCAATTTCTCTTTCGACATCGAGGAACGGTACACTTTTTGGTCGGGACTGTTTGGCGGCTTGTTTCTGTCGTTGTCCTACTTCGGCACGGACCAATCGCAGGTGCAACGTTACTTGGCCGGTACGTCCGTGAGCGCCAGCCGCTTCGGACTGTTGTTCAACGCGGTGGTCAAGATTCCCATGCAGTTCTTTATCCTGTTTGTGGGGGTTATGGTGTTTGTCTTTTACCTTTTTGAAGAACCGCCTGTATTCTTCAATCAAGCAACCTTAGATGCCGTATCGGAAACGGAATACGCGGACGGCCTCGCCGTCCTGCGAGATCGTTATGCGTCGGTGGTGGAGGAGCGAGCCGCTGCAGTTCGTCAATTGGCTGCCGATTTGCAGAACGGAGATGATGCAGCGGTCGCTGTGTCCAAGGAGCTCGCGGTTCGACTGGAGTCCGAAGCTTTGGGAGTGCGAGAAGAGGTGAAGAGCTTGATTGGTCAAGCCGGCGAAGATTTCGAGGCGAAGGATTCGGACTATGTGTTTATCACCTTCATCCTAAACTACCTGCCGGAAGGGTTGATTGGCTTGCTCGTTGCGGTGATTTTTGCGGCTGCCATGTCCTCCACGGCTTCGGAACTCAACGCCCTCGGCTCCACTACGATGGTCGATTTTTATTCCCGCTGGGCGAAGGGAGAGCAGTCCGATGCCCACTATGTAAGGGTATCGCGAATACTCACCGCAGCATGGGGTGGCCTAGCCATTTTCTTCGCTCTCTACGCGAACTTGGTGGAGAACTTGATTGAGGCAGTGAATATCCTCGGCTCGCTTTTTTACGGCGGTATCTTGGGAATGTTTTTGGTGGCCTTCTTTGTTAAATCGGTTCGCGGGAGCGCTGTTTTCTACGCGGCGATTGTGAGTCAGCTTGCTGTGCTCGTTATGTACAAGACTTTGGGGATAGGCTATCTCTGGTATAATTTGATTGGTTGCGGGATGGTCATGATTTTGTCCTATGTCCTGCAAGTAACTATCTTCCGCAAACAAGAGAGAGGAAGCAAGGCATGAGCAAGGCTCCCGTGATCGCGTTTGGCCAACAACCCTGCGGCTTTTTTCCGAAGCGGTTCCTCGTATCCAAAATCTGGACTGCGAAGCGCTTGCAGCAGGAGATTGGAGGAGAGGTGGTTTTCTTCTACCACGACTGCGACCATGATCCGCGGGAAACGCAAACGAAGTTGACCCATCTCAAGACTGGGGATCTTCATTGCTTGAATTTCGCTTTCGAGAACAAGATCCAGAAAAAGTACTCGCCGCTTTTTGCTAAGCGAGTGGATCGTAATTGGCAGGCGAATACTGCTCGACAGCTCCCCCAGTTTGTGAGCGAGGAACTCACCGAGCTCTTTGACTCCATTCGAGAGGAGAACGTGGCAGACTTTTGTCTAGCTATGTATCGCGGCATGGGATTGCTGGAGGGGATTCGGGTAGAGCGTTCGGGGGCGCCGGAATTTCGTCGTAAGGCGATCGCGGTGGATGATTACTTCGTGGATACGGAGCTGGAGGGCGAAGTGGTCCGAGCTCGCTTGCACAACGGTGGTTTTGCGCTCCACCAGGGTGGGAGCTCCTATCTGCCGGTGGAAGCGGATCCAAGCGACAAGGGAAGGATCACGCCGTCCCGCGACACGCGCCTGCGTTGGATGCAATCCGTTTTGGGATGTACGCACTATGTCGCAGGGGCTGGGGAGATAAAATACTTGAACAAGGACGACGCACCTGAGATCGAGTTTGTTGAACGTGACCCCATTGAACGCAGCGACGAAGCTTATGTCGGAGAGTAAGGAACTTTCTATCCTAGTTGTAGGAGCCCACCCGGACGATATCGAGTTCGGCTGCGGCGCCATCCTGCTAAAGGAGGCGGAGAGCGGCGCTCGTATTCACTTTTTGGTGTGCTCTCTCGGTGAAGCGGGGAGTAATGGAACTCCTCAGGAACGGGAGGCGGAGAGTCGAGCGGCAGCAGCCCGCTGCGGAGCGACAATCGATTTCATCGAATGCGGTGGAGACGGGAATATGCAGGCGACGCCGGAAACAGCTCGCGGGATCGCCCGCAGGATTCGGGAGACGAAGGCAACGGTACTCTTAGCCCCAAGTTTAGTGGCGAACCAGCATCCGGACCATTCAGCCATCGGCAAAGCAGCCCAGGATGCCGCTCGCCTCGCTCGCTACGCAGGGATTGCGGAGCTGTCAGATGCGCCGCCTCATGCGATTGCCTCGCTTTACTTCTATGCTATCACTCCCGGCGCGGAGCCTCGCGAAGGCACTCCCTTCGTATTCGATGTTTCGCTGCAGGTCGACGCTTGGCGTGAGATGATGAACTGTCACCAGTCCCAAATGAAAACCCGTCGCTATCTGGATCTCCAGCTTTCGCGAGCGCGGACTTTGGGGCTGCAAACAGGGTGCGAGTACGCTCAAGCCCTCTGGCCCAACGATCCGGTTCTCGTGAACGGGTTGAATTCGGCGCCGCGTGGCATTCGTCTGTTCTAGGTGGACTCCAACAAACCCCTGAAAATCGGCATTGCCTGCTACCCTTTGGTGGGGGGAAGCGGAATTCTCGCTTCGGCTCTGGGGATGGAGCTCGCCGCTCGCGGGCACGAGGTCCACTTCTTCAGCTACGCTAAACCCGTACGCCTCGATACTTCCCTGCCGCGTATTCACTTCCATCCGGTTGCGGTGTCGAAGTACAAGCTGTTCGAATACGCCGACTACACCTTGCCGCTGGCGGTCAAATTGGCGGAGGTCGCTGACCAAGCCCATCTCGACATCATTCACGCTCATTACGCGGTGCCGCACGCCACGGCTGCCTACATCGCCAAGCGTATGGCGAAGCAGGACCGTTTGCGGATCGTGACGACCTTGCACGGAACGGATACCACT of Pelagicoccus enzymogenes contains these proteins:
- a CDS encoding sodium:solute symporter, which produces MSALDYIVLLSTLLGIAAYGMWRTRTSGGLQGYLKGDDSIRWGTIGLSVMATQASAITFLSTPGKAYDDGMGFVQNYFGMPFAIIFICVFFIPIYRKLNVYTSYEYLGQRFDSKTRYLGAFLFLIQRGLAAGITIYAPAIVISSLLGWNLDLTIVLVGALVVVYTVSGGTKAVSITQRYQMGIILVGMFVAFAMIIGNLPDDVSFSSALSVAGAMDKLEVVNFSFDIEERYTFWSGLFGGLFLSLSYFGTDQSQVQRYLAGTSVSASRFGLLFNAVVKIPMQFFILFVGVMVFVFYLFEEPPVFFNQATLDAVSETEYADGLAVLRDRYASVVEERAAAVRQLAADLQNGDDAAVAVSKELAVRLESEALGVREEVKSLIGQAGEDFEAKDSDYVFITFILNYLPEGLIGLLVAVIFAAAMSSTASELNALGSTTMVDFYSRWAKGEQSDAHYVRVSRILTAAWGGLAIFFALYANLVENLIEAVNILGSLFYGGILGMFLVAFFVKSVRGSAVFYAAIVSQLAVLVMYKTLGIGYLWYNLIGCGMVMILSYVLQVTIFRKQERGSKA
- a CDS encoding PIG-L deacetylase family protein, coding for MSESKELSILVVGAHPDDIEFGCGAILLKEAESGARIHFLVCSLGEAGSNGTPQEREAESRAAAARCGATIDFIECGGDGNMQATPETARGIARRIRETKATVLLAPSLVANQHPDHSAIGKAAQDAARLARYAGIAELSDAPPHAIASLYFYAITPGAEPREGTPFVFDVSLQVDAWREMMNCHQSQMKTRRYLDLQLSRARTLGLQTGCEYAQALWPNDPVLVNGLNSAPRGIRLF